A portion of the Oreochromis niloticus isolate F11D_XX linkage group LG10, O_niloticus_UMD_NMBU, whole genome shotgun sequence genome contains these proteins:
- the LOC109203790 gene encoding GTPase IMAP family member 4-like: MSIEDVPHLRIVLVGRTGVGKSASGNTILGRKAFESIAAFSSVTVGCQKITDQVDCQILDVVDTPGLFDTDIPEEEVKKEVARCISFAAPGPHVFLIVVQIGRFTKEEQQTVKILQKIFGEEAADYTMVLFTHGDDVDNEANIDKLINRSPSLSGFIQQCGGRYHVFNNKIKDPSQVRELLEKIKTIVQRNGGKCYTNEMLQEAERAVREEQERLLRENIAMEEQEARRRAEKKNKFLKGVGIGAGVGSLLGPLGAAVGAAVGATAVAVKEKECVTQ, encoded by the exons atgtcca TTGAAGATGTTCCACACCTGAGGATTGTGCTTGTTGGGAGAACAGGAGTCGGGAAGAGCGCATCAGGAAACACCATCTTAGGAAGAAAAGCTTTTGAATCTATAGCTGCTTTTTCTTCAGTGACAGTAGGGTGTCAGAAAATAACAGATCAGGTAGACTGTCAGATCCTGGATGTTGTTGATACTCCAGGACTGTTTGACACTGATATACCTGAAGAGGAGGTGAAGAAAGAGGTTGCCAGATGCATCTCCTTTGCTGCTCCTGGTCCTCACGTGTTCCTGATCGTCGTCCAGATCGGCAGATTCACCaaagaagaacaacaaacagTGAAAATCCTGCAGAAGATCTTTGGAGAAGAAGCAGCAGATTATACTATGGTGCTGTTCACACATGGAGATGATGTGGACAATGAAGCTAACATAGACAAATTGATAAATAGAAGTCCGTCTCTGAGTGGCTTCATCCAACAGTGTGGAGGAAGATATCATGTTTTTAACAACAAAATCAAAGATCCCTCTCaggtcagagagctgctggagaAGATCAAGACAATTGTTCAGAGAAATGGAGGAAAATGTTACACCAATGAGATGCTGCAGGAGGCTGAGAgagctgtcagagaagagcagGAGCGACTTCTGAGAGAAAATATAGCGATGGAAGAGCAGGAAGCAAGAAGGCGTGCAGAGAAAAAGAACAAGTTCCTGAAGGGGGTGGGGATCGGGGCGGGAGTGGGAAGTTTGCTTGGTCCACTGGGAGCAGCTGTGGGAGCAGCAGTGGGAGCTACAGCTGTAGCCGTGAAAGAGAAAGAGTGTGTTACTCAGTGA